In Paracoccus methylovorus, a genomic segment contains:
- a CDS encoding LOG family protein translates to MTEPDERSHPFRDSQQDAATAKTTPDTPQTRAPAYRLAFTDPEFLLREELRPVRLQLELLKPQMVMDARGIRSTVVMFGGARIPSPERREGARTPTLAALSHYYDEARRFARLMTERSLKTYGAENVICTGGGPGVMEAGNLGAHEAGGNSIGLSIVLPHEQAPNAYVTPDLCFNFHYFAIRKMHFLMRAKAVTIFPGGFGTMDEMFEALTLIQTGRMKRVPFILFGPEFWHKVINWEALAEAGTISPEDLDLISFVESADEAVEIIDNWVVPCP, encoded by the coding sequence ATGACGGAACCAGACGAGCGCAGCCACCCGTTTCGCGACAGCCAGCAGGACGCGGCGACGGCAAAGACCACCCCCGACACGCCCCAAACGCGTGCGCCGGCCTATCGGTTGGCCTTTACCGACCCCGAATTCCTGCTGCGCGAGGAACTGCGCCCGGTGCGGTTGCAGCTTGAACTGCTGAAACCGCAGATGGTCATGGATGCGCGCGGCATTCGTTCGACCGTGGTGATGTTCGGCGGCGCCCGCATCCCCTCGCCCGAGCGGCGCGAAGGGGCGCGCACGCCCACGCTGGCCGCCCTGTCGCATTATTATGACGAAGCGCGCCGTTTTGCCCGGCTGATGACGGAACGCAGTCTGAAAACCTATGGCGCCGAGAACGTGATCTGCACCGGCGGCGGTCCGGGGGTCATGGAGGCCGGAAACCTGGGCGCGCACGAGGCCGGAGGCAACTCGATCGGGCTGTCCATCGTGCTGCCGCACGAGCAGGCGCCGAACGCCTATGTGACGCCGGACCTGTGCTTCAACTTCCATTACTTCGCCATCCGCAAGATGCATTTCCTGATGCGGGCCAAGGCGGTGACGATATTCCCCGGCGGCTTCGGCACCATGGACGAGATGTTCGAGGCGCTGACTCTGATTCAGACCGGCCGCATGAAGCGCGTGCCATTCATCCTGTTCGGGCCCGAGTTCTGGCACAAGGTCATCAACTGGGAGGCGCTGGCCGAAGCCGGCACCATCAGCCCCGAGGATCTGGACCTGATCAGCTTTGTCGAAAGCGCCGACGAGGCGGTCGAGATCATCGACAACTGGGTGGTGCCCTGCCCCTGA
- the dapD gene encoding 2,3,4,5-tetrahydropyridine-2,6-dicarboxylate N-succinyltransferase: MSNDALEAAIESAWEIRDQINPTTKGEVRDAVEATLEALDKGVLRVAEKRGQDWHVNQWAKKAVLLGFRLKDMEIHAGGPQGGTWWDKVDSKFAGWDESRWRDAGFRGVPNCIVRRSAYIAKGVVLMPSFVNLGAYVDEGTMVDTWATVGSCAQIGKNVHLSGGVGIGGVLEPMQAGPTIIEDNCFIGARSEVVEGCIVREGSVLGMGVFIGQSTKIVDRETGEVMYGEVPAGSVVVAGSMPSKNGVNLYCAVIVKRVDAQTRSKTSINELLRD, from the coding sequence ATGTCGAATGACGCACTTGAAGCCGCCATCGAATCCGCCTGGGAGATCCGCGACCAGATCAACCCCACCACCAAGGGTGAGGTCCGCGACGCCGTCGAGGCAACGCTAGAGGCGCTGGACAAGGGCGTGCTGCGCGTCGCCGAAAAACGTGGCCAAGACTGGCATGTGAACCAATGGGCGAAAAAGGCCGTGCTGCTGGGTTTCCGCCTGAAGGATATGGAGATCCACGCCGGCGGCCCGCAGGGCGGCACCTGGTGGGACAAGGTGGACAGCAAGTTCGCCGGCTGGGACGAGAGCCGCTGGCGCGATGCGGGTTTTCGCGGTGTGCCGAACTGCATCGTGCGCCGCTCGGCCTATATCGCCAAGGGCGTGGTGTTGATGCCCAGTTTTGTCAATCTGGGCGCCTATGTCGATGAGGGCACGATGGTTGATACCTGGGCCACGGTCGGTTCTTGCGCACAGATCGGCAAGAACGTGCACCTGTCGGGCGGCGTCGGCATCGGCGGTGTGCTGGAGCCGATGCAGGCCGGCCCCACCATCATCGAGGACAACTGCTTTATCGGCGCCCGGTCCGAGGTGGTCGAAGGCTGCATCGTGCGCGAGGGCTCGGTCCTGGGCATGGGCGTCTTCATCGGCCAATCCACCAAGATCGTGGACCGCGAGACCGGTGAGGTCATGTATGGCGAAGTTCCGGCAGGCTCGGTCGTCGTTGCCGGTTCGATGCCCTCGAAGAACGGCGTGAACCTTTACTGCGCGGTGATCGTGAAACGTGTCGATGCGCAGACCCGCTCCAAAACCTCGATCAACGAACTGCTGCGCGACTGA
- a CDS encoding GlsB/YeaQ/YmgE family stress response membrane protein — translation MQGLGWLAAIVVGGLAGWIASSIMKADTGVFLNIILGIVGAVIGNTLLGLVGLNAQAGSWLAQGVAGLIGAVVLIWLYRAVAR, via the coding sequence ATGCAGGGTTTGGGTTGGCTGGCCGCAATCGTTGTCGGCGGTCTGGCGGGTTGGATCGCCAGCAGCATCATGAAGGCTGATACGGGGGTTTTTCTCAATATCATCCTGGGCATTGTCGGCGCGGTGATCGGCAATACGCTTCTGGGTCTCGTGGGGCTGAATGCGCAGGCGGGCAGTTGGCTCGCGCAGGGTGTGGCCGGTCTGATCGGCGCGGTGGTGCTGATCTGGCTTTATCGCGCGGTGGCAAGATAG
- a CDS encoding YbaK/EbsC family protein — translation MSKSLRRVQSALEAAGLVADIRETDDSARTAEGAAAAVGCEVDQIAKSIIFRGEDTGHVVLFLTAGGNRVDPAKATEIAGQKLGKADADLIRAETGFAIGGVAPVGHLRPIEAWVDPRLLDFGTVWAAAGTPRHVFAIAPDDLIRVTGARQADFTA, via the coding sequence ATGAGCAAGAGCTTGCGACGCGTGCAATCGGCGCTGGAGGCCGCCGGCCTTGTGGCGGATATCCGCGAGACCGACGACAGCGCCCGCACGGCCGAGGGGGCGGCGGCGGCGGTCGGCTGCGAGGTCGATCAGATCGCCAAATCGATCATCTTTCGCGGCGAGGATACCGGCCATGTCGTGCTGTTCCTGACCGCTGGCGGCAATCGCGTCGATCCGGCCAAGGCGACCGAAATAGCGGGTCAAAAACTGGGCAAGGCCGATGCGGATCTGATCCGGGCCGAAACAGGCTTTGCCATCGGCGGCGTGGCACCGGTCGGACATCTGCGCCCGATCGAGGCTTGGGTGGACCCGCGCCTGCTGGACTTTGGCACCGTATGGGCGGCGGCGGGCACGCCCCGCCATGTCTTTGCCATCGCGCCGGACGATCTGATCCGTGTTACCGGCGCCCGACAGGCGGATTTCACCGCATGA
- a CDS encoding lytic murein transglycosylase yields the protein MTRRILRIATSAVLTLALAGCGASMNRAPGGAGGYFGGLPTAGGQGSEAGFQNWKQSFRPRALAAGISPQVFDSAMAGAHYQPSIVALDGKQSEFTKPIWEYLDGAIGTRGATGRAKAAQYASTLSAIEARYGVPREIVLAIWGMESNFGANRGNTQIVPALATLAYDGRRGEFFASELVSALRIIQSGDVDSNHMVGSWAGAMGHTQFMPSSFLSHAVDFNGDGRRDIWSNDPTDALASTASYLRQNGWRPGQSWGTEVILPQGFDFTQVGKSVQHPGSQWAAMGVRTASGAPVPSGSILAPAGARGPAFLITDNFRAILKYNTSDSYALGVAYLGEAIAGRSGIQGAWPRGDRTLSNTEKAEIQRLLMAKGFDTGGVDGKLGSQSSEAIKAFQRSRGVTPDGYADTRLLAMLRG from the coding sequence ATGACCAGACGCATCTTGCGCATTGCGACCTCGGCTGTGCTGACTCTCGCCCTTGCAGGCTGTGGCGCGTCGATGAACCGGGCCCCCGGAGGTGCCGGGGGTTATTTCGGCGGGCTGCCCACGGCAGGCGGGCAGGGATCCGAGGCAGGTTTCCAGAACTGGAAGCAAAGCTTCCGCCCGCGCGCCTTGGCGGCCGGCATCTCGCCCCAGGTCTTCGACAGCGCCATGGCAGGCGCGCATTATCAGCCCAGCATCGTCGCGCTTGATGGCAAGCAAAGCGAATTCACCAAGCCGATCTGGGAATATCTCGACGGTGCCATCGGCACGCGTGGCGCCACCGGCCGCGCCAAGGCTGCGCAATACGCCAGCACACTCTCCGCAATCGAGGCCCGCTACGGCGTCCCGCGCGAGATCGTGCTGGCTATCTGGGGCATGGAATCGAACTTCGGTGCCAATCGCGGCAATACCCAGATCGTGCCGGCTTTGGCGACGCTGGCCTATGACGGCCGTCGCGGCGAATTCTTTGCCAGCGAGTTGGTTTCGGCGCTGCGTATCATCCAGTCCGGCGATGTGGACAGCAACCACATGGTCGGCAGTTGGGCCGGCGCCATGGGGCATACGCAATTCATGCCGTCCTCTTTCCTGTCGCACGCCGTGGACTTCAACGGTGACGGCCGCCGTGATATCTGGTCGAACGATCCCACCGATGCGCTGGCCTCGACGGCGTCCTACCTGCGCCAGAATGGCTGGCGACCCGGCCAGAGCTGGGGAACCGAGGTCATCCTGCCGCAAGGCTTCGACTTCACCCAGGTCGGAAAGTCAGTGCAGCACCCGGGCTCGCAGTGGGCGGCGATGGGGGTACGCACGGCCAGCGGCGCGCCCGTGCCCTCGGGTTCGATACTGGCCCCGGCAGGGGCTCGCGGCCCGGCTTTCCTGATAACCGACAACTTCCGGGCCATCCTGAAATACAACACCTCGGACAGCTATGCGCTGGGCGTGGCCTATCTGGGCGAGGCCATCGCCGGCCGCTCCGGCATTCAGGGTGCCTGGCCACGAGGCGACCGCACCCTGTCGAACACCGAAAAGGCCGAGATCCAGCGGCTGCTGATGGCAAAGGGCTTCGACACCGGCGGTGTGGACGGCAAGCTGGGCAGCCAGTCAAGCGAGGCGATCAAGGCGTTCCAGCGTTCGCGCGGCGTCACGCCTGACGGCTATGCCGATACTCGCCTGCTGGCCATGCTGCGGGGTTGA
- a CDS encoding RNA pyrophosphohydrolase — translation MSAEVLGPSGLPYRPCAGVVLVNPAGLIFAGQRIDNPGPAWQMPQGGIDKGETPRQAALRELVEETGVTPDLVDVLAESQGWVTYDLPPELLGKVWKGRYGGQKQKWFAMRFLGEDAAVQIATEHPEFDRWQWMRAADLIDSIVPFKRDVYARVLADFRGILA, via the coding sequence ATGAGCGCGGAAGTGCTGGGCCCGTCGGGCCTGCCTTACCGGCCCTGCGCCGGGGTGGTCCTTGTCAATCCGGCTGGGCTGATCTTTGCCGGGCAGCGCATCGACAATCCCGGCCCAGCCTGGCAGATGCCGCAGGGAGGTATCGACAAGGGCGAAACTCCACGGCAGGCCGCATTGCGCGAACTGGTCGAGGAAACCGGCGTCACCCCCGATCTGGTCGATGTGCTGGCGGAATCGCAGGGTTGGGTGACCTATGACCTGCCCCCGGAATTGCTGGGCAAGGTCTGGAAGGGGCGTTATGGCGGCCAGAAACAGAAATGGTTCGCCATGCGGTTTCTGGGTGAGGACGCCGCGGTGCAGATCGCGACCGAGCACCCCGAGTTTGACCGATGGCAATGGATGCGGGCCGCAGACCTGATCGACAGCATCGTGCCCTTCAAGCGCGATGTCTATGCCCGGGTTTTGGCGGATTTCCGGGGCATTCTGGCCTGA
- a CDS encoding S41 family peptidase, translating to MKHYLLAGAIGTLAGITVATQFAGPLVAQESGKNASVYEQLDLFGNVFERVRGDYVEQVDDKKLIEAAINGMLTSLDPHSSFLSAKDYDDMQTQTRGSFGGLGIEVGQEDGLVKVISPIDDTPAAEAGVKAGDYITHVNGESLMGLSLDESVEKMRGPVGSEILITILREGEKEPFDLTITRDTIKLTVVKTRIEGHAVVLRVTTFNDETIDTLRTEMAKAIKDAGGIDKVTGFVLDLRNNPGGLLNQAIEVSDAFLDKGEIVSTRGRKPEESERWNAKTGDLAESKPMVVLINGGSASASEIVTGALQDHRRAIVVGTKSFGKGSVQTVMPVTADSAIRLTTARYYTPSGRSIQSLGIQPDIIVEQPAPKPQEEDEAGKPRTQSKFLNSEADLRGALNNDSISDEERKQIEEEAKQVEATAKLREEDYQLAYAVDILKGLAAVDYHAQQVSEAVKPANTGEDSGQGAQAE from the coding sequence ATGAAACATTATCTTCTGGCAGGGGCGATCGGCACGCTTGCGGGCATTACCGTCGCCACCCAATTCGCCGGCCCACTGGTCGCGCAGGAATCGGGCAAGAACGCTTCGGTCTATGAGCAGCTTGATCTGTTCGGCAACGTATTCGAACGCGTGCGCGGCGATTACGTCGAACAGGTGGACGACAAGAAGCTGATCGAGGCCGCAATCAATGGCATGCTGACCTCGCTTGACCCGCACAGCTCTTTCCTGTCGGCCAAGGATTACGACGACATGCAGACCCAGACCCGGGGCAGCTTCGGCGGGCTGGGGATCGAGGTCGGACAAGAGGACGGGCTGGTCAAGGTCATCTCGCCCATCGACGATACGCCCGCCGCCGAGGCCGGCGTGAAGGCGGGCGATTACATCACCCATGTGAACGGCGAATCGCTGATGGGCCTGTCGCTGGACGAATCGGTCGAGAAGATGCGTGGCCCGGTCGGGTCCGAAATCCTTATCACCATTCTGCGCGAGGGCGAGAAAGAGCCCTTTGATCTGACGATCACCCGCGACACGATCAAGCTGACCGTGGTGAAAACCCGCATCGAAGGCCATGCCGTGGTGCTGCGCGTGACCACCTTCAACGACGAAACCATCGACACGCTGCGGACCGAGATGGCCAAGGCGATCAAGGATGCCGGCGGGATCGACAAGGTCACGGGCTTTGTGCTGGACCTGCGCAACAACCCGGGCGGGCTTCTGAATCAAGCCATCGAGGTTTCGGACGCCTTTCTCGACAAGGGCGAAATCGTCTCGACCCGCGGCCGCAAGCCCGAGGAAAGCGAGCGCTGGAATGCCAAGACGGGCGATCTGGCCGAAAGCAAGCCGATGGTGGTGCTGATCAACGGCGGCTCGGCATCGGCATCGGAAATCGTGACCGGCGCGCTGCAGGACCATCGCCGCGCCATTGTCGTGGGCACCAAAAGCTTCGGCAAGGGCTCGGTTCAGACGGTGATGCCGGTCACCGCCGACAGCGCCATCCGCCTGACCACCGCGCGCTATTACACGCCCTCGGGGCGCTCGATCCAGTCGCTGGGCATCCAGCCCGACATCATCGTCGAGCAGCCCGCGCCCAAGCCGCAGGAAGAGGACGAGGCCGGCAAGCCCCGGACCCAGTCGAAATTCCTGAACTCCGAAGCCGATCTGCGCGGTGCGCTGAACAATGATTCGATTAGCGACGAAGAGCGCAAGCAGATCGAGGAGGAGGCCAAGCAGGTCGAGGCCACCGCCAAGCTTCGCGAAGAGGACTATCAGCTTGCTTATGCGGTCGATATCCTCAAGGGGCTGGCAGCGGTGGACTATCACGCCCAGCAGGTCTCGGAAGCCGTGAAGCCCGCCAATACCGGCGAGGACTCGGGTCAGGGGGCGCAGGCGGAATGA
- a CDS encoding murein hydrolase activator EnvC family protein, whose translation MKPRLLLPVLMAFAISSTAPAQPAISAQGDSQLTQAAQEAAEAADMLRAAVSQLDEALTEDDQVASLTRMIRAYEQGLAALREGLRRAGIREQEIRAEFDARRDRLGRVLGVMTSMQKSPETMLLLHPAGPEASARAGMILASVAPGLEAEARDMQQKLEEIRAVRTIQLNGANTLAQGLGQVQEARRLLASAVTDRSSLPVRFGEDPQELTALVQSADTLDAFATGIAGMEQDVGAPMADFEGAQGSLSLPVLGSVLHRYDEPDAAGVRRPGLVIATSPVALVTVPWPATIRYRGPLLDYGNVMIVEPARGYLMIFAGLAQVFGETGDVLAAGEPVGLMGGQEPPAQEFGAEFVANAAAGGGAGQTETLYVELRKGKETLDPTEWFVMNPIVGEAANETGRNATGQDGTE comes from the coding sequence ATGAAACCCAGACTGCTCTTGCCGGTCCTGATGGCCTTTGCCATCAGCTCAACGGCTCCGGCACAGCCGGCGATCTCTGCCCAAGGTGATTCGCAACTGACGCAGGCCGCGCAAGAGGCGGCAGAGGCCGCCGATATGCTGCGCGCCGCGGTGAGCCAACTGGATGAGGCACTGACCGAGGACGATCAGGTCGCCTCGCTGACCCGGATGATTCGCGCCTATGAGCAAGGCCTGGCGGCACTGCGCGAAGGATTGCGCCGCGCCGGCATTCGGGAACAGGAAATCCGCGCAGAATTCGACGCACGCCGGGATCGGCTGGGCCGGGTGCTGGGGGTGATGACCTCGATGCAGAAATCACCCGAAACCATGCTGCTGCTGCATCCTGCGGGGCCGGAAGCCTCTGCACGGGCGGGAATGATCCTCGCCTCGGTCGCGCCGGGGCTGGAGGCCGAGGCCCGGGACATGCAACAGAAGCTGGAAGAGATCCGCGCCGTGCGGACGATCCAGCTTAATGGTGCAAACACGCTGGCGCAGGGGTTGGGACAGGTGCAAGAGGCGCGGCGGCTTTTGGCCTCGGCCGTAACCGACCGCTCCAGCCTGCCGGTGCGCTTTGGCGAAGATCCCCAGGAATTAACCGCGCTGGTGCAATCGGCCGATACGCTGGACGCCTTTGCCACGGGCATCGCCGGGATGGAGCAGGACGTCGGCGCACCCATGGCCGATTTTGAAGGCGCGCAGGGCAGCCTGTCCCTGCCGGTGCTGGGCAGTGTCCTGCACCGCTATGACGAACCCGACGCTGCGGGCGTGCGCCGGCCGGGTCTGGTCATCGCCACCTCGCCCGTCGCGCTGGTAACGGTGCCATGGCCTGCGACCATCCGTTATCGCGGTCCGCTGCTGGATTACGGCAATGTGATGATCGTTGAGCCCGCGCGGGGCTATCTGATGATATTTGCCGGTCTGGCGCAGGTATTCGGAGAGACGGGCGATGTATTGGCGGCAGGCGAGCCGGTCGGCCTTATGGGGGGGCAGGAACCGCCCGCACAGGAGTTCGGCGCCGAATTCGTCGCCAATGCAGCAGCCGGAGGCGGAGCTGGACAGACTGAGACACTGTATGTTGAACTCCGCAAAGGCAAGGAAACACTGGACCCGACAGAGTGGTTCGTGATGAATCCCATAGTCGGAGAGGCCGCGAACGAAACGGGCCGCAACGCAACCGGGCAGGACGGAACTGAATGA
- the gpmI gene encoding 2,3-bisphosphoglycerate-independent phosphoglycerate mutase, producing the protein MTRSKPVVLCILDGWGISSRPEQSAPDQARTPNFDRLMRSCPHGTLVTFGPDVGLPRGQMGNSEVGHTNIGAGRVVAMDLGQIDLAIEDGSFYENTGLGEFIRKLRVSGGTAHLMGVVSDGGVHGHIQHVVAAARAITDKGVPVVIHAVTDGRDVPPKSAMGFIAELQGELPKAARIGTVIGRYYAMDRDNRWDRVARAHASMLRGEGLSAQNAAQAVVDAYSRDETDEFIQPTVIDGYAGAKDGDGFFCLNFRADRAREILAAIGQPDFTAFDAGPRPEWAALLGMVDYSTQHDKYMDAAYPKRQVVNTLGAWVAQKGLKQFRLAETEKYPHVTFFLNGGKETPEPGEDRFMPSSPKVATYDLAPEMAAPEVSEALVGAIQEGYELIVVNYANPDMVGHTGSLPAAIRACEAVDRGLGMMLDALEKAGGAAVVIADHGNCETMIDPQSGGPHTAHTVNPVPVIVFGGPEGAKLRNGRLADVAPTVLDLMGLDLPPEMTGTSLIERA; encoded by the coding sequence ATGACCCGTTCGAAGCCCGTCGTCCTTTGCATCCTCGATGGCTGGGGCATTTCCTCGCGCCCCGAGCAAAGCGCGCCGGATCAGGCCAGGACGCCGAATTTCGACCGACTGATGCGGAGCTGCCCTCATGGCACACTGGTGACGTTCGGCCCCGATGTCGGCTTGCCCCGCGGCCAGATGGGTAATTCCGAGGTCGGTCATACCAACATCGGTGCCGGCCGCGTGGTGGCCATGGATCTTGGCCAGATCGACCTCGCCATCGAGGACGGCAGTTTCTACGAAAACACCGGGCTTGGCGAATTTATCCGCAAGCTGCGGGTCAGCGGCGGCACGGCGCATCTGATGGGTGTCGTCTCGGACGGTGGGGTGCATGGTCATATCCAGCACGTCGTCGCCGCCGCCCGCGCAATCACCGACAAGGGTGTGCCTGTGGTGATCCATGCCGTTACCGATGGCCGCGACGTGCCACCGAAATCGGCCATGGGCTTTATTGCCGAGCTTCAGGGCGAGCTGCCCAAGGCCGCCCGCATCGGCACCGTCATCGGCCGCTATTACGCGATGGACCGTGACAACCGCTGGGATCGTGTCGCCCGCGCCCATGCCTCCATGCTGCGTGGCGAGGGACTGTCCGCCCAAAATGCCGCGCAAGCGGTGGTCGACGCCTATTCCCGTGACGAAACCGATGAGTTCATCCAGCCCACCGTGATCGACGGTTATGCCGGCGCGAAAGATGGCGACGGGTTCTTTTGCCTCAACTTCCGCGCCGACCGCGCGCGAGAGATCCTTGCCGCGATCGGCCAGCCGGATTTCACCGCTTTCGATGCCGGTCCCCGGCCTGAATGGGCAGCTTTGCTGGGCATGGTCGATTATTCGACCCAACATGACAAATACATGGATGCCGCCTATCCCAAGCGGCAGGTGGTGAATACGCTGGGCGCGTGGGTCGCCCAGAAAGGGCTGAAGCAATTTCGTCTGGCCGAAACCGAGAAATACCCGCATGTCACCTTTTTCCTGAACGGCGGCAAGGAAACGCCGGAACCGGGCGAGGATCGCTTCATGCCCTCCAGCCCCAAGGTGGCGACCTATGACCTTGCGCCGGAAATGGCCGCGCCAGAGGTTAGCGAGGCGCTGGTTGGGGCCATTCAGGAAGGCTACGAGTTGATCGTGGTGAACTATGCCAACCCCGACATGGTCGGGCATACCGGCAGCCTGCCCGCCGCCATCCGCGCTTGCGAGGCGGTGGACCGGGGGTTGGGCATGATGCTGGACGCGCTGGAAAAGGCCGGGGGCGCGGCCGTGGTCATTGCCGATCACGGCAATTGCGAAACCATGATCGATCCCCAATCCGGTGGCCCGCATACCGCCCATACCGTGAACCCGGTCCCGGTCATCGTCTTTGGCGGGCCTGAGGGCGCGAAGCTGCGCAACGGCCGGTTGGCCGATGTGGCACCGACCGTGTTGGACCTGATGGGACTTGACCTGCCGCCCGAGATGACCGGCACCTCTTTGATCGAGCGCGCATGA
- the rlmN gene encoding 23S rRNA (adenine(2503)-C(2))-methyltransferase RlmN, producing MNAPTSAPITQDLLTIPRKLPETSRRNIVGLTRDQLHAALVEAGTPQKQAKMRVGQIWQWVYHWGMRDFTQMTNLAKDYRALLAEKFEIAVPEIVTRQVSADGTRKYLLRIAGGHEVETVYIPEEGRGTLCISSQVGCTLTCSFCHTGTQKLVRNLTAGEIVGQVMVARDDLGEWPNPGEPRDETRLVSNVVLMGMGEPLYNFENVRDAMKVVMDGEGISLSRRRITLSTSGIVPEITKTAEEIGCLLAVSFHATTDETRDKLVPINRKWNIEALLNTLREYPRLSNSERITFEYVMLDGVNDSDEDARRLVRLIRGIPAKVNLIPFNEWPGSPYRRSSRERIEAFADIIYKAGYASPIRTPRGEDIMAACGQLKSATERGRKTAAQIATETGA from the coding sequence ATGAACGCCCCGACCTCCGCCCCGATCACCCAGGACTTGCTGACCATCCCGCGCAAGCTGCCCGAGACATCGCGCCGCAACATCGTCGGGCTGACCCGGGATCAGTTGCACGCCGCGCTGGTCGAGGCCGGCACACCGCAAAAGCAGGCCAAGATGCGCGTGGGCCAGATCTGGCAATGGGTCTATCACTGGGGGATGCGCGATTTCACCCAGATGACCAATCTGGCCAAGGACTACCGCGCACTTCTGGCCGAGAAGTTCGAGATCGCGGTGCCCGAAATCGTAACCCGTCAGGTCAGCGCCGACGGAACGCGCAAATACCTGTTGCGCATCGCCGGCGGACATGAGGTCGAGACGGTCTATATCCCCGAGGAAGGGCGCGGCACGCTGTGCATTTCCAGCCAGGTAGGCTGCACGCTGACCTGTTCCTTTTGCCACACCGGCACGCAAAAGCTGGTGCGCAACCTGACCGCGGGCGAGATCGTCGGCCAGGTGATGGTCGCCCGCGACGATCTCGGCGAATGGCCGAACCCCGGCGAGCCCCGGGATGAAACGCGCCTGGTATCCAACGTCGTGCTGATGGGGATGGGCGAGCCGCTATATAATTTCGAGAATGTCCGCGATGCCATGAAGGTGGTGATGGATGGCGAGGGAATCAGCCTGTCGCGCCGCCGCATCACGCTGTCCACCAGCGGCATCGTGCCCGAGATCACCAAAACCGCCGAGGAAATCGGCTGCCTGCTGGCGGTCAGTTTCCACGCCACCACCGATGAAACCCGCGACAAGCTCGTGCCGATAAACCGCAAATGGAATATCGAGGCGTTGCTGAACACGTTGCGCGAATACCCGCGACTGTCGAACTCGGAACGCATCACCTTTGAATATGTCATGCTGGACGGTGTGAACGACAGCGACGAAGACGCGCGGCGATTGGTCAGGCTGATCCGTGGCATCCCGGCCAAGGTGAACCTTATCCCCTTCAACGAATGGCCCGGTTCACCTTATCGCCGCTCCAGCCGGGAACGGATCGAGGCGTTCGCCGACATCATCTACAAGGCTGGCTACGCCTCGCCGATCCGCACCCCCCGCGGCGAGGACATCATGGCCGCCTGCGGCCAACTGAAATCCGCCACCGAGCGCGGCCGCAAGACCGCCGCGCAAATCGCCACCGAGACCGGCGCCTGA
- a CDS encoding invasion associated locus B family protein produces MLKFAPRAAAAAAAIAIAASSPVLAQDSTNVVGTEGDWTIFSANSPKECWAVSAPKSTQNLDANGKPREVTRGDIRLYVAYRPGQNGEVSFSGGYPFAPDSAVEVNIGGNVFKLFTDGESAWTGSPADDAKLVTALRAGSSAVITGRSARGTVTKDTFSLSGITAATNKAQAACK; encoded by the coding sequence ATGTTGAAATTCGCGCCGCGCGCCGCAGCGGCAGCCGCCGCAATTGCGATCGCCGCGTCTTCGCCGGTCCTGGCCCAGGACTCGACGAACGTCGTCGGGACCGAGGGCGACTGGACTATCTTCTCTGCAAACAGCCCAAAAGAATGCTGGGCAGTATCGGCCCCGAAATCCACCCAGAACCTGGATGCCAACGGCAAGCCCAGGGAAGTGACCCGTGGCGACATCCGGCTTTACGTCGCCTATCGCCCCGGCCAGAACGGCGAGGTCTCGTTCTCGGGCGGTTATCCCTTCGCACCGGATTCCGCAGTCGAGGTGAATATCGGCGGCAATGTCTTCAAGCTGTTCACCGACGGCGAAAGTGCCTGGACCGGGTCGCCTGCCGATGACGCCAAGCTGGTTACCGCGCTGCGTGCGGGCTCTTCGGCCGTGATTACCGGGCGCTCGGCGCGCGGCACGGTAACCAAGGACACCTTCAGCCTGTCAGGCATCACCGCCGCCACGAACAAGGCGCAGGCCGCCTGCAAATAG